The Rickettsia typhi str. Wilmington sequence AATTCTATTTGACCTTATCCATATTCTTTAATAAACTAGTTTATATTGGTCATGTTTATGTATAAATCTTCATCAAATTGGAATTCATCACTTGAAGTGGTTCTGCTTTGCTCGATGTTGCTTTTTCTTCTACAACTAGGTTCAAAGTGTAGCCTAAAACTTTATAATATAATCATCATTACTAAAGAATTTTTAAAATATTTTGAGATATTTTCTATGTAATATTGACTTTGTCTTTATTATCTTAATTAAACTTTTAATAAAATATAATTTATTAACTAATCTAATATTTCAGTATCTAACTCAGGCATAATATTATGATCTAAATCAATATTTTACGTATTGAACAACCTAATGTTTTATTATAACTACCTAACCTTTTTTCTTGCAGAATACTTGTGTTAATTCTTGCAAAATTATTTTATATCTTCAACGCTAAAAGCAGTAAAAATCTTTTATTGTTTTATTTGCATTTACTAGAGTACACTTTATTCCTATAGGTACTTTAAACCTTCTTGAGGTACAACAGGTCCTTTATATTGCATTTACTTTTTTCCAAATTGGATAATACAATCTCATCTATTAAATTTTATATTTTGTCATCAAATAACTAAATATACTTTAAAGTAGTAGATATAATTAATCTTTATGGAAAGCGCTAAAATATAGCATTAATATTACAAATTATTTCTTACTAAAATATTCTAGTTAATTCTTTTTTCATTATTAGTTACTATTCATTCTGCTAAAAGTTTCAGAGTCATGAAACATTTCTTTTATTTGGATATGAGAATCCAAAAAGCGATAATACTCCTAACTCTTTAAGCATAATGAAAATTTTTATACTTTCACTATCGAAACCTTTATTGTCGACTCTGAGTCCAAACATGTCACTCATTGCTACTAGCTACAAAACATTACACCTAAAAGGCATTATTTAGTACTAATACTGCAATACTTAAACTATAAATATTATATGTATAAGACTATATATAGAATTACGTGATTTTACACTACCTAGCAACAATACTTAAACAATCATCGACTGAGATTCTATTGATTGATTCAGATATTTTTCGTTTCAGCTTTATTATGTAATAAAGCACATATATCTTATTGTGAATATCTGACATTTGCTACCTTAGCGCTATACCATTATTATATTATCAATATAATAATTATGCAAGAACTCATCTAAATGCACTTCTCTCATCATCGCTTCTTTATCTAAAAATTTAAAAAACTTTCTACTAATTTTCGTTCTCTAACAACTTTATCGCTTAATACTGTTCTACTAACTGCATCAATGTAACTCAGTAATATCTGTAATTTTACATAATATTCTCTTAAAACTGCGCTTTGATTGAGTAATAGTCGCTTAGATTTTGTAAAGCGTGTGATAACTACATAAGATTCTGCAGTAAAAAGTTAATATAATTAAAGTAGAAAGCTGTATTATGTTCAAAGTTATAATTATGTTATTAATGCAAGCATGAAATTTATTATAATAAGCACTCAACACATCACATTATTAATGTTTTTTTATAATTGTTTTTATGGTGAAATAATTTTATTTTTATTGTATGTAGTATTAAAATACAATATTACTATATCAGTTTATTGATAAAAAATATTTTATTCAATAAAATCTATATTCCACTAATAATATTAGTTTATATGCTACTGATACTCCCTGAAATAACTTTAACTTTAATAGCACTTTTAGGGCAATGTTTTGCCCTAATGATACCAAACAAAAATAAAATTATTTATAATATAGTTATTTTATTATGCATAATATCAATTTTTCTTACATTTAAATATTCAAGTTATGAAGGAATATGGCATTCATTTGCTACAGGAATAAATATTGGTATTAGTAAAAGCATAGTATTACTATTCACTATAGTGTCATTGATTATATACCGTGACTATTCTAATCTTATTGGTGAGGCAATAAAGTTTGAATTTATTACTTTAATATTATTATCAATCGTAGGTATTTTTGTTGCAATCTCATCACGGAATTTTTTATTATTATTCTGTGGTATGGAGCTTACTGCATTAACTTCATATGCACTTGCAGGATTCAAATTAGATGATATTCAATCCTCAGAAGGTGCTTTAAAATATTTTATATTGGGTAGTTTAGTTACTTGTTTATCATTATTTGGAATTTCTTTTATATATGGATTTGGTGGAAGTATACAATTTGAAGATATCTTACATCAACTAAATAATAATTCTGAAATCAAACCTGGTTTAATAATTGGTATTGTATTATTTTTAAGTAGTATTTTCTTTAAACTTGCAAGCTCGCCACTCCATTTTTGGATTCCTGACGTATATGAAGGATCACCGATTAGTTCTATTACTTATTTCACATCCGCCGCAAAAATAGGTATGGTTATTGTTTTATTTAACATTAGCAAATTAATTATAGGTAATTACTACCCTATTAATTATAATTTGATCAAGATTATTGCTATATTATCTATGCTGTTTGGAGCGTTCGGAGCTATTCAGCAAACTTCACTAAAAAGGTTAATGGCGTATAGTACTATTTTAAATATCGGTTATGTATTAATAGGTGTTATTCTTCCTAATCAAGAAGGATATAAAGCAGCTCTACTATATATTCTAATATATGCAGTAGTAAGCATAGGATTTTTTACTTGTTTAATTATGTTATTTGGTAAAGACGTTGATAAAGCTAGTTTTAAAACGATACAAGGTATTGCAGAAACACATAAAACAATCGCAGCTCTAATTAGCATAGTTATGTTTTCAATGATAGGCATTCCCCCTCTTACAGGATTTTTCGGCAAATATTACCTTTTTTACCAAGCAATTAATAAACAAGAATTTACATTAGCGTACTGTGGTATTTTTACTAGCGTAGTCGCTGCTTTTTATTACCTTAAAGTAGTAAAAGCTATGTATTTTTCTAAAAAGAATTCGATAATTAAGCTACCAATACAATATGGACTTTTACTGATTAATTACTTAGTTCTAGTCTTCTTATTGTTTGGTTCATTTATTATCTTATTTTAGTCAGTGTAGGCTTTTTATTTAAAATAACACTAGATTCAGTAATTTTAATAGGCGTCATAAGTTTTTCTTTTAGATTCTTTATCTGTTTTAAATCTTCTACATCTAATTTTAATAGATCTTGGTCTTGCTGTTTCGCTTTGCTAATTAGCCCTAGTTTACTTGGCGTAACACAAACAATATCATCCATTCCTCCTGCTTGATAAAATTTTGCTAAAGAATCTACATATTCGCTTTTTCCATATCTATCAGTCTTTACTGTTTTTGATGCATTTTTTCTTTTATCAGAAGAATTAGCTAAATTGCTTTCATATTTAATATCTTCATTTAAACTTTCGATTGTCTTTATTAAATGTTTTTTTACACTATTTCTAATACAAAATTTTTTTAAAATCCTTACAAAATTAGTAGTCAATTTATCTCTGAATTTAAGTTTTAGCGATCCATTTTTGCTTTTTGTATAATTAAGAATTTTTGCAAAATAATCAGGGTATTCTTTTATTAATGTTTTTAACTCTTGCTTTTTCACTTCGTAATAAGGAAAACGATATTTCTTAGAAATTAAGGTATTTATTTTAATCTCTAGGCCATATTCCTTTAAAGATACTTGCCTTTTTTTCATTATATCTATTAAACTAGCTTTAATTTCCTCAATTGTTATTTCATGAGATTTGTTATTAAATTTCTTTGGCATTGCTCGTTGTGCAAATTTTGTAATTGCTTCATTACTATAATATTTAGTTAATTTATCAAAACTTTGATCAATGATTTTACTTAAATCAATTTTAGAAGCTGCAAGTAAACTATCTGCAAAATGAGGATTTTTTGTTCTTAAACTAGAAGGAAATTCTCTAAAATGATTAGTTGGACCAAATCCAGGTAAATGTCTAATTCTTGAATGAGGATAGATATTATCAGTTAAATTATCAAAACTACCACCAAAATCAATTCTTACTAAATGCGGTAAAGTTTTTGGTTTTTTTTTATTTCTTATAACTCCTATATTGCCAAGATGTACATCAAAATCTCCGATTAATAAACTTGCTGGCATAATTTTTTCAAAGTTCTGATACTTGATTTCCTTAAAAGCATTTTCTAAGGTTCTAAATAATTTATTTCTAGATCCCATAAACAGCGGTCTCCCACCATCCTTTCTAAACCAAGAACTCGGTTTAGTTTTAGCAGACATATATTTATCCATATCTATATACATATCGCTACTATAATTCTCAAAAAATTCAGATTTGACATATATCTGTGAATCAACAGATTTAGACTTATTAAAATCATCAGGAGCAATTAAATTAACCTTTGCTCCATTTCCTGGACTTATAGCTTCAAAAATTTGAGATCCTAAAAACTCAGCTATATTTTTCGAACTTGACCGCTCTTTTTTTATCAGTGCAGTAATTTTACCATCTGAACTCTGATAAACTCCACCATACTCTCCTGCTTCATTCATTCCGCCTAATTTAGGTTTTAAAAAATTCCAACCTTTAAATACTGATTTTTTATTTTGTATCATCTGCGCCTCTTTATATTTATTTGATAATTTTAATATTATATAAAATAAAGATTATTTTAATGATAGTATGTGTTTTCTACTTAATGTTATTATTCTTTAATACTTCAGCTACTTCAAAAGCAGCATAGGTAAATATTCCTGTTGCACCGGCACGTTTAAAACTAATTAATGATTCTATTAAAGCTCTCTCCCAATTAATTGCTCCTGCCTCTGCGGCAAATTTTAACATTGCGTATTCCCCGCTCACCTGATATGCAAAAATTTTAGCATTAAAATTATTTGCCGCTTCACGAATCACATCCAAAAACGGCATACCTGGTTTAACCATTACAATATCTGCTCCTTCCGCTATATCATGTTCAATCTCAAGCATTGCTTCCTTAATATTACGCACATCAATTTGATAGCTTGATTTATCTAAATAATTCTTTTTATTACTCTGAACTGCATCACGAAATGGGCCATAAAAGCTTGAAGCATATTTAGCTGCATAAGCAAGAATGCCAACATTTATAAATCCTGCTTTGTCAAGATATTCCCTTATAGCTGCTATTCTTCCATCCATCATATCGGAAGGAGCAACGATATCTACTCCCGCTTTTGCTAACACTAATGCTTGATTACATAAAGCTTTTACTGATATATCATTATCAACTTCTCCATGATACACAATACCATCATGACCGCTTGTAGTATAAGGATCAAGTGCGACATCACATATTATACCAATATCAATATTGGCGTTTTTGATTTCTATAATAGTTCTACATATTAAATTATCTAGATTATAGGCCTCATCTGCATTGTCACTTTTTAGACTATGATCAATACTAGGAAATAATGCAATCGCATTAATACCAAAATCTGCTGCTTTTTTTGCAGTTTCGACTATCTGATCGATTGATAAACGATATATACCAGGCATAGTCTTAATTTCTTGCTTTACATTATGACCTTCAACAACAAATAAAGGCAACACTAAATCGCTAATCGATAAATTACTCTCGGCTATTAACTCTCTAAGCCATAAAGCTTTTCTATTTCTTCTAAATCTAATAATAGGGTACATAAATTCATATCTCATTTTAGTTAATCACTTGGATTTTAATATATTACTTAACTATCTTATAGTAAAAATATTGCTTTACACAAAAAAAATTTACTTGCAATTTATAAAAAATTTAGGCAAACGAACGAAAATAAAAATATAATTTAATGGTTTAATGATTTAAATGAAGATTTTTAAGTTAGTACAAGATAGAAAATATGTATACAAAAAAATAACAACCATAAAAATACAAAACCAGCTGTTCCTAAAAAACATATTTTTTAGAAAATAAATACATTTTGGAAAACTTTTATGATACCAAAGATAAGACTGTTTGATTCATGGATTTCTGTATAACATTAATCAATGCTATATTGATGTTGTGTATACAAGCATCTTATGTCAAAGCTTAGCGATCATTATAATATGAGTACCATAAAATTAGTTTATTGCTTTTTAGAGAGCATATGATCTAATAACGCATTTTTTTAAAATAAAAATAATCTAGCTACTATAGCTATAAGTTGAAGCAAATTTGGTTATCGGTATTTAAATATTATCAAGACACTACACAAATTAATAATAATCCGATTTAGAGGATATTTTTACCCTAGATAAAGCTAAAACTTTTTGTGATAAAAAGCGATAAAAGGAAAAAATTGCTTACTAAGCATGCTCAGAATTCACCTACATCGTCAAAGAATAAATGGAAAAGATATGGAAACTAATAAAAAGTTTTAGGATCGATATCTATTTTTATCTGACAGTATGAGGGAATTTTGATCAAACTTAGCCAAAATTTTAAATACTGCTGTAAGTTAAATTTCTTATCAGCTATAATGAGTATCCGATAACGATATTTACCAGCAAGCTTTGACATTAACGCACGCGCTGGTCCTAAAATTTTTACGTTTGCTTTTGGTGCAATTTGGACTATATTTTTTGCAATATCTAAAATTTTAGACTCACTGAAACCTGATAAAATTAAAGATGCCGTTTTAGAAAATGGAGGCATATTTGCTGCTTTTCTTATTTCAAGTTCATTTGTAAAAAAGCTATCTTCATCACCAACTTTAACATAACTAAAAATTATATTATCAGGATAATAGCTTTGTAAATATACGACACCTTTACTATCTCCCCTACCAGCTCTACCACCTACTTGATGTAGTAACTGAAAAGTTCTTTCAGATGCTCTAAGCTCAGCATTATTACTTCCAAGATCTGCATCTATTACTCCAACTAAAGTCAGATTAGGAAAGTGATAACCTTTTGTTATTATTTGTGTACCTATTAAAATATCAATTTCTAAATTCTCCATTTGATGTAGAAGCTGTGCTATTTTTGCCGGGGTTTTAGCATGATCTTTACTTATTACTGCAATTTTACTCTTAGGAAATAGTAGCATTGCTTCTTCTTCAATTCGCTCTATTCCTGGACCACAGATAGTTAATGTTTCATCTTCTAAACATTCAGGACAAGAACTAAAAATTTTACTTTGATAACCACAATGGTGACATTCAAGTGTTTTAGTCGCTTTATGTAATACCATCCAAGCAGAGCAGAATCGACAAGTAAATCTATGACCACAAGCTTTACATAGCATAAGTGGAGCATAACCACGTCTATTAAGAAATAGTAATACTTGCTTTTTATTCTCTAAATTACCTTTGATAGCATCTATAAGAATTTTTGATAAATAAGAATTCTTAGGTAATTTTTCTTTAGTCATGTCGATTATTTCTATATTAGGCAAATCAATATTTTTATATCTATTAACTAATGTAACTAACTGATATTTATGTGTTTTTATATTATATATTGTTTCAAGAGACGGTGTTGCTGAACATAAAACAATTTTTGCTTTATCAAATACACCTCTTACTATAGCCGTATCCCTAGCATTATATAATATATTATCATCTTGTTTATAGGAATCGTCATGCTCCTCATCTATCACAATTAAGCCGAGATTATGAAAAGGTAAAAACAAACTACTTCTAGCACCAATTACTACTTTAACTTTATCACTTAATATGCCTCGTAAAATCATTTTCTTTTGAGCTTTGGTCACACTTGAATTCCATATTATAGGTTCGAAACCAAATCGGTCTATAAAACGATTAATAATTTGTCTGCTTAATGCAATTTCAGGCAACATAATAAGAACTTGCTGACCTTTCATTAAATGATCTGCTATTATATGAAAATATATTTCTGTTTTACCTGATCCTGTAACACCTTTAATAAGTGTTGGTTTATTACTTTCGTTAAAAATTGTTACTGCTTGTTTCTGCTCTTCTGACAATTGAGGTAGCACAAAGTAATTCTTTACTTGCTGTTCTTTAATTTTAATCGGTTTTTCAGCAATATTTATAGGTAATACGAGCTTGGCTATACTGCCAAGTTCTGACATATAATAACTACTCATCCATTTAATTAATGCTAAAACTTCTAAAGAAATATTTAAATTCAACGGTACTTTCGCTTTAATCGTTTTTATTTTTTTTGCCTCAGAATTTGTAGCAAGTTCCCATACTATGCCAGTTAATTCTTGATTTCTAAAATGTACGACAACAAGATCACCGATATTTAACTCTAAATCTTCAGTTATTAAATAATCTAATGGAAATAATTTTGATACCGGTAATAATATTTTTGCTATTCGCATATATAAATGTATTTTATATTTTTTTTATTATATACTAAATATAATGAATGATCGAAATTTAAATGATAAAAAATCAAAAGATTATTATAGCAATTTCTGGCGCATCAGGAGCAATATATGGTATTCGTTTGCTTAAAGTACTAAAAGAACAAAATATCGAAACTCATTTAGTTATTTCAGATGGCGCAGCTCTTACTATAAAATTCGAAACTAAATATTCTATACAGGAAGTCAAATTGCTCGCTAATTACTGTTATGACGATAAAAATTTAGGAGCTGCTATTTCCAGTGGTTCTTTTAAAACTTCTGGGATGATAATAGCGCCTTGTAGTATGAAAACTTTAGCAAGTATCGCACACTCAATGGAACATAGTTTAATTAGTAGAGCAGCAGGAGTTGTGCTTAAGGAAAGACGAAAGCTTATTTTAATGGCACGCGAGACTCCACTACATATAGGACATTTAGAAAATATGTTAAAAGTAGCAAGTCATGGCGGGATAATAGCACCGCCTATACCAGCTTTTTATAATAATCCTGCAAGCATAAATGATATAGTAGATCACTCTATTACTAGAGTGCTAGATTTTTTTGATATTGAAACTAACTTGATTAAACGATGGAGTAGTGATGAGTAATATAAAACTCGTATTGAACAATCATTAAAATAAAATTTTTAATGTGCATTCATATATTATTTCCCAAACTATTGCTGCTGTTGTTGTTATCAATGTACACGAGAGTAATATATCACTTTGCAATGTCTAATCACATTACAATTAGCAATTTTTAAGAAGATAAATTGAGTTTTAAAAAATACTTTCAATAATTCTATCTGTTTTACTTCATATTTATTATCATAATTGCTTTTTCCAATGTTTACAAAATATTTACTGGTTTACTGACACTACTAGATATAATTATATTGTACCAAGCTTTTAAAAACAAAATATGCAATTACTACTAACACTTATTATTACTTCAACTGAATATTTTTAGGAGACATTTTATAGATTATTTGCACCATTTTTTATTATCAGGTCTAATTTATTTAATATTTGTTTTAATAATAAACGTTAATATATAGACATTTTTCTTCTAAATTATTATATCTCTAATTACCAAAGATAAAGCAATATTGTTTTTTACATCTCATATTTCCAAAATGATTAAACAGCATCTAAATAATATATATTTCCTTATTAAAGGTATCTTTAAGTCATGTATATGATTTATACATTTTAAAATTAAGTATTACAAATTTTCCTTAATAAGTAATAGGAAAAGCAATTACTACTTGTAAACAGATAGCAATTAAATTTGTAATAGCATTATTATTGAGAAAAATTTAGTAAGCTGAGAGAATAGAATGCAAAAACAAGTTTTTAATGATTTGATTTAGGATTTATTACAATTGGTAATTATTGCAATAATTAATATATTCAGGGCAAAATATCACTCGATTAGTTCATTTTTTTACTAGATTACACTCATAAGTAAGTACTAACACTAAGATAAAGAATTTATAATGACAATCAAAGATTCATCATGAATACAGTAAATATTTTTATAATCATGTCTGTAATTAAAAAACTGTATTGAGGCATTGCAACGTATTGCTAATATAATTATTCATTTTATTAATAATGAATATAAAAAATTCATTTATATGGTATAATTTAAAAAGCAGAATTTAATAGTTATTGTCTATCTAATTGTCTATCTATAACAAACTTATAACATAAATTAACTAGTATGTAATAAATTATCTTTATCACAAAATATAATGTACACTTTCTGGTACTATACAATAAATCATGCTATAACAATCTACAGTTCTAACACAATAAGATTTAATAAACACAATGGTACGTAATAAAATAAATAACAACATAAATATAATCACTAATAACGATGATAATTTATCAATACCAAGAGTTTTACCTTCAAATATTCAGGCAGAACAAATGCTGTTAGGTGCAATTATAACTAATAATGAATTACTCAGTTATGTATCAGAATTTTTACGTAATGAACATTTCTTTGAACCTATTCATCAAAAAATCTATGATGCAATTGAAAAAATTATCGAAAAAGGTTTGATAGCTACACCAATTACTTTACGTAGTATGCTAACTCAAGATGCACTATTCCAAGAAATAGAGGGAGTGGAATATTTAGCAAAATTGATAACTATGTCAATGATGGTGATAAATCCTATTGATTACGGTAAAATAATATATGATTTAGCGATAAAGCGTAATTTAATAAATATAGGTGAAGAAGTAGTAAATAATGCCTATAATGCTTCATTAGCAGTTGCAGCAAAAGAACAGATTGAACATGCTGAAGCTAAACTTTACGATTTAGCGCGAGAAGGCTTGAATGAGAAAAGTTTTACCCAAGTCGGTATATCTATTGCAGAATCACTTGCTAGTATTAATAAGGCCATGAAAAATAATGATCACGTAATCGGTATATCTACCGGTTTGCTTGATCTAGATAATAAATTATTCGGTTTTCATAATTCTGATCTTATAATTCTTGCCGGACGCCCGTCCATGGGTAAAACTGCATTTGCTATAAATCTTGCGCTTAACACCTGTAATAATATGCGTCTTAAAAATATTAGGGATAATCAAGAAATTAAGTCAGTAGGTTTTTTTTCTTTAGAAATGTCTTCAGAACAACTAACTACACGTCTACTTTCACTTTGTGCAGAAATTGATTCTACTTCTCTTCGTACTGGGATGCTAAGTGAAGAGAAATATAATCGTCTTCGCAAAGAAGCAAATACTTTATCGGAACTACAATTTTTTATTGATGATACACCTGCTTTATCTATTTCTGCTATAAGAACACGAGCTAGAAGGATGAAACGCAAGCATAATCTTGGTATATTATTTATTGATTATTTACAATTAATTAGAGGCGTTAGTAAATCTGAAAATAGAGTTAATGAGATTTCAGAAATCACTCAAGGTTTAAAAGCAATAGCAAAAGAGTTAAATATTCCGGTTATTGCGTTATCTCAGCTTTCAAGAGCAGTAGAATTACGTGAAGATAAAAAACCTATGCTATCGGATCTTCGAGAATCTGGCACTATAGAACAGGATGCAGATATAGTAATGTTTATTTACCGTGAAGAATATTATTTAACTAGAAAAGAACCGGCAGCAGGCGATGCCAAACACGCTGAATGGTTAGATAAACTGAATAAAGTATATAATATTGCAGACATAATAATTGCAAAACATCGTAACGGCCCAGTTGGCAATATTTCTCTTTATTATGATAGTCAATTTTCTAAATTTGGAAATTTAGAGAAAAGAACTTTTAACTCTATATTAAATACTTGAAAGTTATTATTGCATTAATATCGAGTTATCATTATGAGTCTTGCATCAACATAACAAACTAGACAAAGATTAAAAAAATTTTGTAAATAAGCATTAACTTAATTTCTTAATAAAATATAATTCTTCTTGCAATAACGATGTTTAACTTGTATTTATTATACTAATTTTATTATCAAGTATCATATTATTGTTATTACGACAAAGTTACACTAAGCTACTACGTTTGACTTGATTATTGTACCCTCTTCTAGTCTTGAGATTTGTACATGCTTGTATATACCATGATATTTATCCATTATTTCCTAAATATTTACTATATTATCTATTAATAATTATTTCATAAATATATGAGGCTATAGCGCATTATAAGCATCACGATCATGATACAATAATTAGATATTGTTTTTGTAATACCAAATAATCAAAACGATTTATCTTTGCTTTTATAATAGATAAAGATGGTAATACTGTAATAAATCATATATTAAAACAAAAAAATTATCATAAAAGCATTTGCTACTGATACAAAAGTAATTATACTAATAAAAGCGGCAAGTTACATTACTAATTACTACATTAAATATCAGTATATGGTTAAGAGAAGGGTATAATCATATTATTAATCCAAATATTTACATAGCAATACAATCATAAGAATTCAAATTAAAAATTGTATACAACTTTGCGATATTACTTAATGACTTAATAGCATGACTAAATTCTATATTACTTGTAATTATTGACTGATAAAATGTTAGATATTAATAATACAAATTATGTATAGGTGATACTTGCATTTAAAGCTAATAATTTCTGTAACTTACATTATATATAAATACTACAAGTAAAACATATAAAAAGAAGTCTTACATTAATTTGAGAGTCATGTCCTAAAAATGTTTTCCCAATACCATAAAATCTTGATTAACTGAAATGTTAAGATCTAAATTAATTTAAATTAAAATACATTATCAATCAAATTGTGCACATCAATACTATCATCAATACTATAATGATTAATAGATATTATACCATAATACCTTATTTTACTAATTAGGTAGTTCTATAATGCCTAATATAAGTACCTAAATTAAAGAAAAGAGAATTAAAAAGAGCAAACAAAATTTAATAAAAAGTTTAAGTAAAAATTAATATTTGTTTCATTGTGTTGAAAATATGTCAAATTATTAATTGCTTTTGAATGGTATTTTAAATATTCTTTACCACTCTTCTTCTCTACTAGCTTATAGAGAAAAATTTAAAGTAGGTATAGAAACATATATGAAGATGCAAGTACTGGCTCGAAGTATAAATGTTACCTATAAAAACTGATTAGAAAAAATGTATATTTAAATTTAATATATTTAAAGATGTATAGATTAGCCAAAATAATTAGTAACGCAGGAGTGTGTTCTAGACGCAATGCTGAAAAGCTGATAGTTGGAGGAAAGGTAAAAATAGATGGCATTACAATTTTATCACCAGCTACAAATGTTGACATTAGTAATCAAATCGAAGTATCAGGTAGATTAATCAATAATATACAAAAACCAAGACTTTGGATTTATTACAAGCCGATTGGTCTAATTACTACTCATAAAGATCCATTATCGCGTAAAACTGTTTTTGAACAACTAATAGGTTTGCCACGTGTTATTTCAATCGGTAGACTTGATTTAAATAGCGAAGG is a genomic window containing:
- the hemB gene encoding porphobilinogen synthase codes for the protein MYPIIRFRRNRKALWLRELIAESNLSISDLVLPLFVVEGHNVKQEIKTMPGIYRLSIDQIVETAKKAADFGINAIALFPSIDHSLKSDNADEAYNLDNLICRTIIEIKNANIDIGIICDVALDPYTTSGHDGIVYHGEVDNDISVKALCNQALVLAKAGVDIVAPSDMMDGRIAAIREYLDKAGFINVGILAYAAKYASSFYGPFRDAVQSNKKNYLDKSSYQIDVRNIKEAMLEIEHDIAEGADIVMVKPGMPFLDVIREAANNFNAKIFAYQVSGEYAMLKFAAEAGAINWERALIESLISFKRAGATGIFTYAAFEVAEVLKNNNIK
- the nuoN gene encoding NADH-quinone oxidoreductase subunit NuoN, translated to MLLILPEITLTLIALLGQCFALMIPNKNKIIYNIVILLCIISIFLTFKYSSYEGIWHSFATGINIGISKSIVLLFTIVSLIIYRDYSNLIGEAIKFEFITLILLSIVGIFVAISSRNFLLLFCGMELTALTSYALAGFKLDDIQSSEGALKYFILGSLVTCLSLFGISFIYGFGGSIQFEDILHQLNNNSEIKPGLIIGIVLFLSSIFFKLASSPLHFWIPDVYEGSPISSITYFTSAAKIGMVIVLFNISKLIIGNYYPINYNLIKIIAILSMLFGAFGAIQQTSLKRLMAYSTILNIGYVLIGVILPNQEGYKAALLYILIYAVVSIGFFTCLIMLFGKDVDKASFKTIQGIAETHKTIAALISIVMFSMIGIPPLTGFFGKYYLFYQAINKQEFTLAYCGIFTSVVAAFYYLKVVKAMYFSKKNSIIKLPIQYGLLLINYLVLVFLLFGSFIILF
- a CDS encoding replicative DNA helicase; translation: MVRNKINNNINIITNNDDNLSIPRVLPSNIQAEQMLLGAIITNNELLSYVSEFLRNEHFFEPIHQKIYDAIEKIIEKGLIATPITLRSMLTQDALFQEIEGVEYLAKLITMSMMVINPIDYGKIIYDLAIKRNLINIGEEVVNNAYNASLAVAAKEQIEHAEAKLYDLAREGLNEKSFTQVGISIAESLASINKAMKNNDHVIGISTGLLDLDNKLFGFHNSDLIILAGRPSMGKTAFAINLALNTCNNMRLKNIRDNQEIKSVGFFSLEMSSEQLTTRLLSLCAEIDSTSLRTGMLSEEKYNRLRKEANTLSELQFFIDDTPALSISAIRTRARRMKRKHNLGILFIDYLQLIRGVSKSENRVNEISEITQGLKAIAKELNIPVIALSQLSRAVELREDKKPMLSDLRESGTIEQDADIVMFIYREEYYLTRKEPAAGDAKHAEWLDKLNKVYNIADIIIAKHRNGPVGNISLYYDSQFSKFGNLEKRTFNSILNT
- a CDS encoding primosomal protein N' — protein: MRIAKILLPVSKLFPLDYLITEDLELNIGDLVVVHFRNQELTGIVWELATNSEAKKIKTIKAKVPLNLNISLEVLALIKWMSSYYMSELGSIAKLVLPINIAEKPIKIKEQQVKNYFVLPQLSEEQKQAVTIFNESNKPTLIKGVTGSGKTEIYFHIIADHLMKGQQVLIMLPEIALSRQIINRFIDRFGFEPIIWNSSVTKAQKKMILRGILSDKVKVVIGARSSLFLPFHNLGLIVIDEEHDDSYKQDDNILYNARDTAIVRGVFDKAKIVLCSATPSLETIYNIKTHKYQLVTLVNRYKNIDLPNIEIIDMTKEKLPKNSYLSKILIDAIKGNLENKKQVLLFLNRRGYAPLMLCKACGHRFTCRFCSAWMVLHKATKTLECHHCGYQSKIFSSCPECLEDETLTICGPGIERIEEEAMLLFPKSKIAVISKDHAKTPAKIAQLLHQMENLEIDILIGTQIITKGYHFPNLTLVGVIDADLGSNNAELRASERTFQLLHQVGGRAGRGDSKGVVYLQSYYPDNIIFSYVKVGDEDSFFTNELEIRKAANMPPFSKTASLILSGFSESKILDIAKNIVQIAPKANVKILGPARALMSKLAGKYRYRILIIADKKFNLQQYLKFWLSLIKIPSYCQIKIDIDPKTFY
- a CDS encoding UbiX family flavin prenyltransferase; the encoded protein is MIKNQKIIIAISGASGAIYGIRLLKVLKEQNIETHLVISDGAALTIKFETKYSIQEVKLLANYCYDDKNLGAAISSGSFKTSGMIIAPCSMKTLASIAHSMEHSLISRAAGVVLKERRKLILMARETPLHIGHLENMLKVASHGGIIAPPIPAFYNNPASINDIVDHSITRVLDFFDIETNLIKRWSSDE